The DNA window TATCCAGGGCAGCGAATCACCCATCTCGTCCGGAGCATCTCCGCGGTTCGACATATCGCCGAGCCCGAGCTGGCCCACGGAGTTCAAACCCCAGCACTTGACCCCGCCACTCTCGAACAGTGCGCAGGTGAAGGACTCCCCCAGGCTCAGCGCCGTCACCCGCTGCCCCATCCCAAGGCGGACGAAGGGAAGGAAGCCGCCCATCTGGTTGTCGCGTCCGTCGCCTCGGCTGTTCGTATGTTCGAGCCCAAGCTGCCCCGAGGTGTTCCCACCCCAGCACTTCACACGTCCATCCGTGAAGACCGCACAGGTGTGCCTCCGACCGGCGGAGACCGACTTCAAGGCATAGTCACGAACGCGCACGGAGACGAAGCCGGTCCCGACTGCTCCGTGGATGTCCGACACCTGGTACTCGAAGCTCGCGGTGCCCACGAAGCCAGGCGCCGGAGTGAACCGCACGAGCTGACCGTCGAGTGCGACCACGCCATTGTGTGCGTTCGCGACCTGGCTCACCGTCATCGAGTCCCCCTCCTGATCGCTGTCATTGAGGAGGAGCGTCGGCACGGGGATGCGCAGCTCCGCCCCGACGGTGGCGACAGCGGAATCCGCGACGCCCCTGGGTGCGTCATTCACGGAGTTGACGGTGACAGACACCTTCGCGTTGCTTGTGTAGCGTCCGTCGCTGACCCTGTACTCAAACGTCACCGACCCGAAGAAGTTCGCCTCCGGGGTGAAGGTGATGTTGCCGTCAGCCAGCGTCACGCTGCCACGAGTGGCCGAGAAGACGTCCTCCACCCTGAGGATATCGCCGTCACCATCCGTGTCATTGGCGACGAGCGTGGCGGACGGAATGACCAGCACGGTGTCCTCGTCCGTGCTCACGGCATCGTCGACGGCAACAGGCCGCTCGGTCACGAGGACCGTCACCCGCGTGGTGCTGGTCCCCCCCGTCCAGTTCCTGGCGGTGTACTCGAACGTCGCCGTCCCAGTGAAGTTCGCCTCTGGGCTGAAGTCGATGTCGCCACCGTCAATCTTCACGCTGCAATGGGTCGCATTGCGGACGGCGGTGATGATGAGCACCCCCCTATCCAAATTGATGTCGTTCTCAGTGAGAGTGTCTCTCCGGATGAACTGTCCGGAGTTCTTGATGGCGTACACGGTGTCCGCGACGGCAACGGGAGCATCACTCACGGAATTCACCGTGAGCGCCACCTTCGCCGCGCTGGTGCTGTGCCCATCGCTGACCGTGTACTCGAAGCCCGCATCCCCGAAGTAGTTCTCCTCCGGGGTGAAAGTGACGTTGCCGCCAGACAGTGTCACGGTGCCATGGGTCGCCGAGCCGACGCCTGTCACCGAGAGCGTGTCGCCCTCGATATCGGTGTCGTTGGCGAGGAGCATGGCCGTCGGGATGACCCTCACGACATCCTCATCCAGGCTCACGTCATCCTTCACCGCGGAGGGCGCATCATTCACGGGGGTGACGGTGATGGTCACCGGCGCGATGCTGGCGGAGGTCCCATCACTGACCATGTACTCGAACGTCACCGTCCCGAAGAAGTTCGCGTCGGGAGTGAAGGTGACGTTGCCGTGGGCCCACTCGAAGGCGCCCTGAGCAGGCCCTCTGACGGACGCCACACGGAGGGTATCGCCGTCGGCATCCGTGTCGTTGGCGAGGAGCGTGGTGCCCGGGATGACCAGCACGGAGTCCTCTGTCATGGACAGGGAATCAGCGACCGCCTTGGGGACATCGGGCATGGGGCTGACTGTGACGGTCACCTTCCCGGTGTCCGTCTGGCGCCCATCCCCCACCACGTACTCGAACGTCGCGGTTCCGGAGAAGTCCGCCTCCGGAGCGAAGCGGATGGTGCCACCCTCCAGCATCGTCACGCTGCCATGGGTCGCGGAGCCAACGGAGAGGACCCTGAGCCCATCGCCGTCCGCGTCGAAGTCGTTGGAGACCAGCGATGTGTCCTGAATGAACGCACTGGCATCCTCGTCGGTCGTCGCCTGGTCATCGACGGCGGACGGGGCCACGTTGCTCGGAACCGGAGGAGGTCTCTCCTCTTCCCTACATGCGGCGAGCGCCACGGCGACAAGAAGGACGGCCCCAAGGCTCGGCCACCGCACGGCGGAAAGACGCGAGTACAGACGAACAAGTTGCTGCTTCACCCAGCCCCCTCGGAGAAAGAAGCCCCCCTTCCGCGAAATCCGGAGGGGTGCTGCCCCCATAACGGAGCCCGGCGACACAAGTCGCAGACACTCGATACGACGCCGCCCCCGGGGTCTCCAGGCCACCGATGCCCCGGGGTAGTGGGAGACCTGGCGCACCGCGCCCCAGGTCACACCAGGCCCCCCAGCCGGCCCGTGCCGCTGGCTCAGAGGCAGATGTTGCAGTCCTGGCTGATGATGCCCGCGCTGTACCAGGTGCCGTCGAGCC is part of the Myxococcus landrumus genome and encodes:
- a CDS encoding Ig-like domain-containing protein, which translates into the protein MAPSAVDDQATTDEDASAFIQDTSLVSNDFDADGDGLRVLSVGSATHGSVTMLEGGTIRFAPEADFSGTATFEYVVGDGRQTDTGKVTVTVSPMPDVPKAVADSLSMTEDSVLVIPGTTLLANDTDADGDTLRVASVRGPAQGAFEWAHGNVTFTPDANFFGTVTFEYMVSDGTSASIAPVTITVTPVNDAPSAVKDDVSLDEDVVRVIPTAMLLANDTDIEGDTLSVTGVGSATHGTVTLSGGNVTFTPEENYFGDAGFEYTVSDGHSTSAAKVALTVNSVSDAPVAVADTVYAIKNSGQFIRRDTLTENDINLDRGVLIITAVRNATHCSVKIDGGDIDFSPEANFTGTATFEYTARNWTGGTSTTRVTVLVTERPVAVDDAVSTDEDTVLVIPSATLVANDTDGDGDILRVEDVFSATRGSVTLADGNITFTPEANFFGSVTFEYRVSDGRYTSNAKVSVTVNSVNDAPRGVADSAVATVGAELRIPVPTLLLNDSDQEGDSMTVSQVANAHNGVVALDGQLVRFTPAPGFVGTASFEYQVSDIHGAVGTGFVSVRVRDYALKSVSAGRRHTCAVFTDGRVKCWGGNTSGQLGLEHTNSRGDGRDNQMGGFLPFVRLGMGQRVTALSLGESFTCALFESGGVKCWGLNSVGQLGLGDMSNRGDAPDEMGDSLPWIDLGTGRTAKSVVSGSEHVCAILDNGEVKCWGRNDWGQLGLGDKQDRGDGPGEMGDALPRVNLGTGRTAKALAAGAVHTCALLDDDSVKCWGTSSRGQLGLGYFAQLGDGPGEMGDALASMRLGTGRTAKALATREFSTCALLDDGSVKCWGSNDHGQLGLGDSQNRGDGPEEMGDALPSVLLGTGRTALALTVGAIHTCALLDDGSVKCWGCNDWGELGLGYSWHIGVGPGQMGDALPRVNLGTGRAVTSLEAGTSHTCATFDEGSVKCWGGNFAGQLGLGDRESRGDNAGEMGDVLPVVDL